A segment of the Georgenia sp. M64 genome:
CGGACGACCAGATGGGCCTGGACATCGGTCCGGAGTCCGCCAAGGCCTTCGCGGCCAAGATCGCCGACGCGCGGACCATCGTCTGGAACGGCCCCATGGGCGTGTTCGAGTTCGACGCCTTCGCCGCCGGCACCCGCGCCGTCGCCCAGGCGATGTCCGACGCCGACGGCTTCACCATCGTCGGTGGCGGCGACTCCGCCGCGGCGGTGCGCACCCTCGGGTTCGACGAGTCGACCTTCTCGCACATCTCCACGGGCGGCGGCGCCTCCCTGGAGTTCCTGGAGGGCAAGACCCTCCCCGGCATCGCCGTCCTGGAGGACTGACCCATGGCCACCACCCGCACGCCCCTCATGGCGGGCAACTGGAAGATGAACCTCGACCACCACGAGGCCATCGCGCTCGTCCAGAAGCTCGCCTGGACCCTCAAGGACGCCAAGCACGACGCCGCGGCCGTCGAGGTCGTCGTCGTGCCGCCGTTCACGGACCTGCGCTCGGTGCAGACCCTCGTCGACGGCGACAAGCTCGACATCCGCTACGGCGCCCAGGACGTCTCGGCGCAGGCCTCCGGCGCGTACACCGGCGAGATCTCGGCGACGATGCTCGCCAAGCTCGGCGTCAGCTACGCGGTCGTCGGGCACTCCGAGCGCCGGCAGTACCACGGCGAGGACGACGCCCTCGTCGGCGCCAAGGCCAAGGCCGCGCTCGGCGCGGGCATCACGCCGATCATCTGCGTCGGTGAGGGCCTGGACGTGCGCAAGGCGGGCGACCAGGTCTCCTACACCCTCGCCCAGCTGGACGGCGCCTACGCCGGGCTCAGCGCGGACGAGGCCGCGCGGACCGTCGTGGCCTACGAGCCGGTCTGGGCCATCGGCACCGGTGAGGTGGCGACGCCGGAGGACGCCCAGGAGGTCTGCGGCGCGATCCGCGGGCGGCTGGCCGAGCTGTACGACGACTCCGTCGCCCAGACGGTGCGCGTGCTCTACGGCGGCTCGGTGAAGTCGTCCAACGTCGCCTCGATCATGGCGAAGGAGGACGTCGACGGCGCCCTCGTGGGCGGCGCGAGCCTCCAGGCCGAGGAGTTCGCGGCCATCGTGCGCTTCCAGGACCACCAGGTCGGTCTGTAGCAGCACGCGTCGCGGGGGAGGCCGGCGCCCGTCGGCCTCCCCCGCGGTGCGTCGTGCTCGGTGCCCCCGGAGGTACGGGCGCGTCCGCGGCGCGGTCGTGCGCCGAGCCCGCGCGGCGATCACCTATCCTGTACCGGGCGAGCGGACGCCGCCCCAACGAACGGAACGGAGAGCCCGTGGACGTCCTTCGGATCATCATCGAGGTCGTGCTGGTGATCACCAGCATCTTCCTCGTCATGACCGTCCTCATGCACAAGGGCAAGGGCGGCGGGCTGTCGGACATGTTCGGCGGCGGGCTGTCGAGCTCCATCGGCTCCTCCGGCGTGGCCGAGCGTAACCTCAACCGGATCACCATCGGCGTCGCGCTCGTGTGGACGACCGCCGTGGTGCTGCTCGGTCTGATCCAGAAGTTCGAGATCTAGGAGTAGCGACGTGGCTGGTGGAAGTGCGATCCGTGGTTCGCGTGTCGGTGCGGGCCCCATGGGTGAGGCCGAGCGCGGCGAGGCGGCCCCCCGGGTGTGGGTGTCCTACTGGTGCAACCAGGGCCACGAGGTGCGCCCGAGCTTCGCCAAGGAGCCCGACATCGTCATCCCCGAGACGTGGGACTGCCCGCGGTGCGGCGGGCCGGCCGGCCAGGACAAGGAGAACCCGCCCTCGCCGACCAAGAACGAGCCCTACAAGACCCACCTCGCGTACGTGAAGGAGCGCCGCTCCGACGAGGACGGCGCCGCGCTCCTCGACGAGGCCCTCGCCGCCCTGCGGGAGCGCCGAGGGGGCTGACCGAGCCCCTCGCCCGACACGAGCCCGGCCCCGCGGCAGACGCCGCGGGGCCGGGCTCGTTCGTGCTCAGGCCTGCCGGCTCAGGCTTCCGGCGGGCTCAGGCCTGCAGCGCGGGCGCCCCCAGCAGCGCCAGGCCCTCGGTGAGCACCTGCCCGTAGGTGACGTCCGGGTCGAGACGGCGCAGCTCCTCCATGAGGCCGTTGCGCACGTCGCGGATGGGCAGGTTGACGTACTGGTCGGGCCGTCCCGGCCGGGACAGCGCCGCGACGGCCGAGCCCTGCGGGCGCTGCAGGGAGATGGGGCCCGAGGCCCGCTCGAGGACGACGCCGCTGATGGCGTCGTGGCCCTCGCCGCGGATCTCCACCGGGCAGCCCAGGCGCAGGCCCAGCCACGCCGCGAGCAGGTCCACCGACGGGTGGACCGGGGAGCCCGAGACCGTCACGGCCGTGACGGGGTCCAGCGGCGGCTCGTCGAGGGCGGCGGCGAGGATGCTGCGCCACAGCGTCAGCCCCGCCCAGGCGAGGTCGGAGTCGCCGGGGGAGTAGTTCTGCGCCAGCGCGGTCAGGGCCTTGGCCGGGTCGGGGCACAGCGTGGAGTCGGTGATCCGGCGCTGGGCCATGAGGCCGATGGGGTGCTGCGAGGGCGCGGCGGGCGGGTCGGTCGGCCACCACGCCACGATCGGGGCGTCGGGCAGCAGCAGCGGCATGACGAGGGTGTCGGGTGTCGAGCCGCCCCCGCCGCGGGGCCGCAGCACGATGACCTCGGACGCGCCGGCGTCGCCGCCCACCCGGATCTGGGCGTCCAGGCGCGGCTGGGTGCCCTCGGCCGGCGGCTCGTCGGGCAGGACGACGATCACGCGGGAGGGGTGCTCGCGCGAGACGTCGTTGGAGGTGCGGATGGCCCGCTCCGCCGTCGCGTCGTCGGCGGCGAGGACGACGAGGGTCAGCACCCGGCCCAGGGCGACGGCGCCGCCCTCCTCCCGCAGGGAGACGAGCCGGCTGCCGATCTTGGCCGAGGTGGTCCCCCGGAGGTTGATGATCACTGCTGGTCCTTCCTCGTCGGGCGTTCGCGCCGTGTCGTCCGGGCCGGGCTCACGGCCGGCGCCAGGTGCGGCCGTCGGCGGCGAGCATGGCGTCGGCGCTGGGCGGGCCCCACGACCCGGGCTGGTAGGTCTCCGGGCGGCCGTCGGCGGCCCACTGGTTGATGACCGGGTCGAGGATCTGCCACGACAGCTCGACCTCGCGCTGGTGCGGGAACAGCGGCGGGTCGCCGAGGAGGACGTCGAGGATGAGCCGCTCGTAGGCCTCCGGCGAGTTCTCCGTGAAGGCGTGGCCGTACCCGAAGTCCATGGTGACGTCGCGGACCTCCATCGCCGTCCCGGGCACCTTGGCGCCGAACCGGATGGTCACCCCCTCGTCCGGCTGGACCCGGATGACCAGGGCGTTGTGCCCCAGCTCCTGGGTGGCGGAGAGGTCGAAGGGCAGGTGCGGTGCCCGCTTGAAGACCACCGCGATCTCGGTGACCCGGCGGCCCAGCCGCTTGCCGGCCCGCAGGTAGAACGGCACCCCGGCCCACCGCCGGGTGTCGATGTCCAGGCGCAGCGCGGCGTAGGTCTCGGTGGCGGTGTCCGAGGGGATCCCGTCCTCCTCGAGGTAGCCGCGCACCTCCTCCCCGCCCTGCCAGCCGGCGCCGTACTGGCCGCGGGCGGTGTGCGCGGAGAGGTCCGGAGGCAGCCGGACCGCGGAGAGGATCTTCTCCTTCTCGGCGCGCAGGGACTCCGCGTCGAAGGAGACGGGCTCCTCCATCGCGGTGAGCGCGAGGAGCTGCAGGAGGTGGTTCTGGATGACGTCGCGGGCCGCGCCGATGCCGTCGTAGTAGCCGGCGCGGGTGCCGATGCCGATGTCCTCGGCCATGGTGATCTGGACGTGGTCGACGTGGTTGGCGTTCCAGATCGGCTCGAAGAGCTGGTTGGCGAACCGCATGGCGAGGAGGTTCTGGACCGTCTCCTTGCCGAGGTAGTGGTCGATGCGGAAGACGGAGTCCGGGGGGAAGACCTCGGAGACGACGTCGTCGAGCGCCCGCGCGGAGGCCAGGTCGTGCCCGAAGGGCTTCTCGATGACCACGCGCCGCCAGCTGTCGCCGGTGGAGTCCGACAGGCCCGAGCGGGCGAGCTGGCGCAGCACCACGGGGAAGGCGTCGGGCGGGACGGAGAGGTAGAAGGCGTGGTTGCCGCCGGTGCCGCGCTCGGCGTCGAGGCCCTGGACGGTCTCGGCGAGACGGTCGAAGGCGTCGTCGTCGTCGAACTCGCCCTGGACGAACCGGAAGCCCGAGACGAGCTGGGCCCACGTGCGCTCGTCGAAGGGCGTGCGGGCGTTCTCGCGCACGGCGTCGTGGACCACCTGGGCGAACTGCTCGGTGGACCACTCGCGCCGGCCGAACCCGGTGAGCGCGAACGACGGCGGCAGGAGGCCGCGGTTGGCGAGGTCGTAGATCGCCGGCATGAGCTTCTTGCGCGCCAGGTCGCCGGTGATGCCGAAGATCACCACCCCGGAGGGTCCGGCGATGCGGGGCAGGCGCCGGTCGCGCGGGTCGCGCAGGGGGTTGACGTTCGCGTTCATGGGTTCACCGGTCCGGCCAGGACGCCGGCGAGCCACGCCAGGGCGTCGGGGGTGGTCACGTGCAGCCGCAGCACCGGCCGGCCGAGGCCGGCGAGCACCGCGGCGTCGCCGGCCGCCTGGGCGGCGAGGAGGGCGGCGAGGTCGAAGTCCCGGCCCGGCACGAGCACCTGGTGCTCGGCCTCGCCGGTGATCTGGAGGAAGGCGCCCACGGCCGGGCCGCCCTTGTGGAGCTGGCCGGTCGAGTGCAGGAACCGTGGGCCCCACCCGAAGGTGACGGGCCGGCCGGTGCGCGCGGCGAGGTCCGCGCGCACGTCCCCGAGGAGGTCCGCAGCGCGGCCCTCCCGGTCGAGGTAGGCCATGACGGCGAGGTAGCCCCGCTCGCCCAGGGTGGCGAGGAGGGCCTCGACGGCGCCCGCGACCGTGTCCGCGCCGCCGAGGAGCTCCGCGGACGCGCGCACCTCCACCCCGGAGTCCTCGAAGGCGGGGCGCTCGGGCGGCGGGGTGGACTCCAGCAGGCCGCGAGCGGCGGACTTGGCGGCCTCGACGTCGGGCTGGTCGAAGGGGTTGACGCCGAGGAGCCGCCCCGCGATGGCGACGGCGTTCTCCCACAGGAGCAGCACCGCACCGAGCGAGCCGGCGACGGTCACCTCGGTCCGGGCCGCGTCGTCGTCAGCGCCGCTGGAGTCGTCGGAACCCGGTGCTGCGTCGTCGGTGAGCGGCAGGAGCACGACCGGCAGGACGTCGGGAGCCGCGCCGTCGAGCTCGGGCGCGCGCGAGCCGACGACCACCGGCAGCAGGCCGGTGCCGTCCTTCCCGGTGGACTCGGCCACGAGCTGCTCGACCCAGTCCCCGAGGTGGAACAGCCCGGAGCCGGCGTCGCGCAGGACGATCTTGTCGCGCAGGGGCTCGGTGCCGGCGAGGGCGGCGGCGAGGACGAGCGCGGGGTTGGCCTCGGAGTCCTCGGCGTAGACCTCGGCGACCTCCGCCGCCTCGTCGAGGAGCTGCTCGACGTCGACGCCCGCCAGGGCCGAGGGCACGAGCCCGAAGGCGCTCAGCGCGGAGAAGCGTCCACCCACGTGAGGGCCGGCCTCGAAGACGGCCCGGTAGCCGGCCGCCGTCGCCGCCTCGTGGAGCGGCGAGCCGGGGTCGGTGACGACGACGATCCGGCTCGCGGCGTCGATCCCGGCGTCGGCGAACGCGGCCTCGAAGATCCGGCGGTGGGAGTCGGTCTCGAGCGTGCTGCCCGACTTCGAGGACACGACCACGACCGTGGCGCGCAGGTCCCCGTCGAGGGCGCGGCGGACCTGGTCCGGGTCGGTGGAGTCCAGGACCGTCAGCTGGGCGCCGGCGGTGCCCGCGACGACCTCGGGCGCGAGCGAGGAACCGCCCATGCCGCACAGGACGACCCGGTCGACGCCCTCGGCGGCGAGCTCCTCCCGCAGGGCGCGCAGGGGAGCCAGCAGCGCGCGGGAGGTGGCGTGCAGGTCGGTCCAGGCGAGCCGGACGGCGGCCTCGGCCTCGGCGGCCTCACCCCACAGGGTGGGGTCGTGGGCGGCGAGGCGGGAGGCCACCTTCTCGGCGACGAGCCCGGGCACGTGGTCGCCCACGGCCCGGGCGGCGTCGCCGGTGGCGCTGACCTCCACCACGGCGCCCTCCTCGGGACCCGCCCACACGACGGTGGCGGGACGGGTCATCGCGCCGCCGTCCGTGCCAGCGCGGCGGTGACGGTCTCGAGGAGCTCGTCCCAGCTCTTCTCGAACTTCTCGACGCCCTCGGCCTCGAGGGTGTCGGTGACGTCGGTGTAGGAGATGCCGAGGCGCTCGAGGGCGTCGAGGTGCGCCCGGGCGGCGTCGTACGTGCCGTGCACGGTGTCCCCGCGCAGGTCCGCGTGGTCCGCCGCGGCCTCGAGGGTCTTCTCCGGCATGGTGTTGACGACGCCGTCGACGACGAGCTCGTCGACGTACATCGTGTCGGGGTAGGCGGGGTCCTTGACACCGGTGGACGCCCAGAGCGGGCGCTGCGGGTGGGCGCCGGCGGCGGCGAGCTCCTCCCAGCGCGGGGTGGAGAAGATCTCCTCGTACGCCTCGAAGGCCAGGCGCGCGTTCGCGATGCCGGCCTTGCCCTTGAGGGCCTTGGCCTCGTCGGTGCCGATCTTGTCCAGGCGCGCGTCGATCTCGCTGTCGACGCGGGAGACGAAGAAGCTCGCCACCCCGCGGATCTTGGCGAGGTCGATCCCGGCCCGCTGGGCGCGCTCGAGCCCGTCGAGGTAGGCGTTGGCGACGGCGCGGTAGCGGTCGAGGGAGAAGATGAGCGTCGTGTTGACGCTGATCCCCTCGCCGATCGCCTGGGTGATGGCGGGCAGGCCCTCGACCGTGGCGGGGATCTTCACCATGAGGTTGGGACGGTCGACCGTCGACCACAGGGTCCGGGCCTGCTCGATCGTGCGCTCGGTGTCCTTCGCCAGGCGCGGGTCCACCTCGATGGACACGCGGCCGTCCTGGCCGCCGGTCGCCTCGTGGACCGGCGCGAAGAGGTCGGCCGCCTCCCGGACGTCGTCGGTGGTGACCGCCATGACGGCCTCGTCCAGGTCGGTGCCGGCAGCGGCGAGGGTCGCCATCTGCTCGTCGTAGGAGCTGCCCTGCGACAGGGCGGCGGCGAAGATCGTGGGGTTGGTCGTCACGCCCACGACGTGGCGCTCGTCGATGAGCTGCCGCAGCCCTCCGCCCGTGAGGCGGGCGCGGGACAGGTCGTCCAGCCAGATGGAGACGCCGTGCGCGCTGAGCTCGGCGAGCCGGTCGGTCGGGGTGGTCTCGCTCATCGTCGTGCTGCTCCTCGTTCGGGATGTGGGCGGTACGGGACGTCGTGCGGGCAGAGCCGCGGGTGGTACGAGGCCCTGCGGGCGGAGCCAGGCGCCGTGCGGGAAGCCGTGCTCGCGGACCCGGGGCCGGCGGCGGGGTGCCGCCGGCCCCGGGGTGCGCTACTTGGGCAGGTCGCCGGTGCCGGACAGCGTCGGCACGCCGGCGCGCACGGGCTGCGCGGCGCCGTCGGCGGCGATCGACTCCTGCGCGGCGGCGACGACGGCCTCGGCGGTGATGCCGAACTTCTCGTAGAGGACCTTGTAGTCGCCGGAGGCGCCGTAGTGCTCGAGCGAGACGGACCGGCCGGCGTCGCCGACCAGCGAGCGCCAGCTCATCGCGAGCCCGGCCTCGACCGAGACCCGGGCACGCACGGCGGCGGGCAGGACCTCCTCGCGGTAGGCGTCGTCCTGCTCGTCGAACCACTCCATGCACGGCACCGAGACGACGCGCGCGGCGACGTCCTGGGCGGCGAGCTGCTCGCGGGCCGCCAGGGCCAGCTGCACTTCGGAGCCCGAGGCCAGGAGGATGACGTCGGGGCTGCCGCCCGGGGCCTCGGCGAGGACGTAGGCGCCGCGGCGGACGCCCTCCGCGGAGGCGAGCGTGTCGCCGTCGGCGGCGCCGTCACCACGCACGGGGTTCGGCACGTCCTGACGGGTCAGGACGATGCCGGCGGGACGGTCGGTCCGCTCGAGGATGCCGCGCCAGCCCTGGGCGGTCTCGGCGCCGTCGGCGGGGCGGACGACGTCCAGGCCCGGGATGGCGCGCAGGGCGGTGAGGTGCTCGACGGGCTGGTGGGTCGGGCCGTCCTCGCCGAGGCCGATCGAGTCGTGGGTCCACACGAAGGTCGACGGCGCCCCCATGAGCGCGGCGAGGCGCACGGCGGGGCGCATGTAGTCGGAGAAGACGAGGAAGGTGCCGCCGTAGGGCCGGGTGAGCCCGTGGACCGCGATGCCGTTGACGATCGAGCCCATGGCGTGCTCGCGGATGCCGAAGTGGAGCGTGCGGCCGTAGATGTTCCCGGGGAACATCTTCGTCGAGCGCTTCTCGGGCAGGAAGGACTCCTCGCCCTTCATGGTGGTGTTGTTCGAGCCGGCGAGGTCGGCCGAGCCGCCCCACAGCTCCGGCAGCGTGCCGGCCAGGGCCGAGAGGACCTCGCCGGAGGCCTTGCGGGTCGAGACCGCCTTGCCGCCCTCGAAGGTCGGCAGCGCGGAGGTCCAGCCCTCGGGCAGGGCCCGCTCGCGGAGCCGGTCGAGCAGGGCGGCGGCGTCGGTGTTCTTCTCGCGCCACGCGGCGTAGGCGGCGTCCCACTCCTCGTGGGCGGCGCGGGCGCGCTCGGCGACGTTGCCGCGGGTGTGGGCGATGACCTCGTCGGTGACCTCGAAGGTCTTCTCCGGGTCGAAGCCGAGGACCTCCTTGACGGCGCGGACCTCGTCCGCACCCAGGGCCGAGCCGTGGATGGCGCCGGTGTCCTGCTTGTTCGGGGAGGGCCAGCCGATGATCGTGCGTAGGGCGATGATCGACGGCTTGCCGGTCTCGGCCTTGGCGGCCTGGACCGCGGCGTGGAGGGCGTCGACGTCCTCGACGTACTGGCCGCCGTCGTTGGTCCAGTCCACCCGCTGGGTGTGCCAGCCGTACGCCGCGTACCGGGCGAGGACGTCCTCGGTGAAGGCGATGTTGGTGTCGTCCTCGATGGAGATGTGGTTGTCGTCGTAGATGACGACGAGGTTGCCCAGCTCCTGGGTGCCGGCGAGGGAGGAGGCCTCGGCGCTGACGCCCTCCTGCAGGTCGCCGTCGGAGGCGATGACGAAGACGTGGTGGTCGAACGGGCTCTGGCCGGCGGGCGCCTCGGGGTCGAGGAGACCGCGCTCCTTGCGGCCGGCGTAGGCCATGCCGACGGCGGAGGCGATGCCCTGGCCGAGCGGGCCGGTGGTCATCTCGATGCCCTTGGTGTGGCGGTACTCGGGGTGACCGGGGGTCTTCGAGCCGTAGGTGCGCAGCGCGACGACGTCGTCGAGCTCGAGGCCCTGACCGGCGAGGTAGAGCTGGATGTACTGGGTGAGGGAGGAGTGGCCCGCCGAGAGGACGAACCGGTCACGACCGAGCCACTGGTCGTCCGCGGGGTCGAGTCGCATGACCTTCTGGAAGAGCAGGTACGCCGCCGGGGCCAGCGACATAGCCGTGCCGGGGTGGCCGTTGCCGACCTTCTGGACGGCGTCGGCGGCCAGCACTCGTGCGGTGTCGACCGCTCGCTGGTCGAGCTCGGACCAGTCCAGCGCGGTCTCGGGCGATGCGTTCACAGATCCTCGTTTCCGTCCTGGCCGTGCCAGAACCTCTCCGGCCGGACGCCGTCTGAAAATCGGCGTCCCCGCGTCGTTTCTTGACTCGCGCTCGACCTTACCGGGGCCCGCCCACGGGTGCGTGTGGGGGCCATATGTTGTCGCGGACGGCGTTCCGGCGCCGTTCGGGCGTCGGTGCGCGGCCCTCGTGCGTGGCCGTGCGGCCACGAAGGACGCCCCTCGACGGTCGTGCCTGGCTGCCTCCACCACGGCGGCGGCCTGCCTCTGCCGGTGCGGCCGGCCTGCCCCGACCGGTGGCGCCGGCCCGGCCCCGTACCATGGAGGCCGAGCGGGGGAGGTCTGCCCTCCGACGGACGGCGAAGCCAGGGAGAGGATCTGCGTGCACAGTGCCCAGTCCGCCGCCGACCGACCCGTGGGGCACGAGGACCGATCTGTGAGCGACGCGACGCAGTCGGCAGACCCCGCGTCGGGCGACGCGCAGGGGCCGCTGCACCCGGCGGCGACCACCGGCGGCCGGCCGCGCCGCTCGAAGCTGCTCGCCTACGTGGCCTTGACGAAGCCGCGCATCATCGAGCTGCTCCTCATCACCACCTTCCCCACGATGATCCTCGCCGCCGAGGGCTGGCCGGGGACGTGGCTGCTCCTCGCGACCCTGCTGGGCGGGGCGCTCGCGGCGGGGTCGGCCAACGCGTTCAACATGTACATCGACCGGGACATCGACCGGTTGATGAACCGCACGAAGCAGCGCCCGCTCGTCACCGGCGAGCTGACCGAGCGCCAGGCGATCGGGTTCGCCACCGCGCTGGGCGTCGTGTCGGTCGCGTGGTTCGCGCTCGTCGTCAACGGTGCGTCCGCGTGGCTCGCCCTGGCGGCGATCCTGCTCTACGTCGTCTTCTACACGATCGTCCTCAAGCGCCGCACCGCGCAGAACATCGTCTGGGGCGGCGTCGCCGGTGCCATGCCGGTCCTCATCGGCTGGGCGGCCGTGACCGGGACGCTCGCGTGGGCGCCGGTCGTCCTCTTCCTCGTCATCTTCTTCTGGACGCCGCCGCACTACTGGCCGCTGTCGATGAAGTTCAAGAAGGACTACGCCCGCGCCGGTGTGCCGATGCTGCCCGTCGTCGCGGCGGACCTCGCCGTCGCCCGGCAGATCATCTACTACGCGGCCGCGACGGTGGCCACCACCCTCGTGCTCGTCCCGGTGGCGGGGATGGGGTGGGTCTACACCGCCGTCGCCGCGGCGGCAGGTGCGTGGTTCCTGTACTCCGCGGCCCAGCTCTACCGCCGGGCCCGTCACCCGGAGCGGGGCAAGCTCGCCGCGATGAGGGTCTTCCACGGCTCGATCACCTACCTGTCGGTGGTCTTCGTGGCGGTGGCCGTCGACCCGTTCCTGCCGTACTGACGCGGGACCGACGTGCGGGGGGCGACGGCGACGACGGCGGAGGTGCTCGGGGAGTACCTCGCCCACCTGGCCGTCGAGCGTGGCATGAGCGAGAACACCCTCGCCGCCTACCGCCGGGACCTCGAGCGGTACGCGGCCTTCCTCGAGGCCCGCGGGCTCGCCTTCGACGAGGTGCGCGAGGGTGACGTCGTCGCCTACGTCGAGGCGCTGCGCACCGGGGCCGACGGTCGTTCGGCGCTCGCCGCCTCCTCGGCGGGCCGCGCGGTGACGGCCCTGCGCGGCTGGCACCGGTTCGCCCTCGAGGAGGGCCTCGTGGCCGGTGACCCGAGCGCCG
Coding sequences within it:
- the tpiA gene encoding triose-phosphate isomerase, yielding MATTRTPLMAGNWKMNLDHHEAIALVQKLAWTLKDAKHDAAAVEVVVVPPFTDLRSVQTLVDGDKLDIRYGAQDVSAQASGAYTGEISATMLAKLGVSYAVVGHSERRQYHGEDDALVGAKAKAALGAGITPIICVGEGLDVRKAGDQVSYTLAQLDGAYAGLSADEAARTVVAYEPVWAIGTGEVATPEDAQEVCGAIRGRLAELYDDSVAQTVRVLYGGSVKSSNVASIMAKEDVDGALVGGASLQAEEFAAIVRFQDHQVGL
- the secG gene encoding preprotein translocase subunit SecG; the protein is MDVLRIIIEVVLVITSIFLVMTVLMHKGKGGGLSDMFGGGLSSSIGSSGVAERNLNRITIGVALVWTTAVVLLGLIQKFEI
- a CDS encoding RNA polymerase-binding protein RbpA, which translates into the protein MAGGSAIRGSRVGAGPMGEAERGEAAPRVWVSYWCNQGHEVRPSFAKEPDIVIPETWDCPRCGGPAGQDKENPPSPTKNEPYKTHLAYVKERRSDEDGAALLDEALAALRERRGG
- a CDS encoding glucose-6-phosphate dehydrogenase assembly protein OpcA, translating into MIINLRGTTSAKIGSRLVSLREEGGAVALGRVLTLVVLAADDATAERAIRTSNDVSREHPSRVIVVLPDEPPAEGTQPRLDAQIRVGGDAGASEVIVLRPRGGGGSTPDTLVMPLLLPDAPIVAWWPTDPPAAPSQHPIGLMAQRRITDSTLCPDPAKALTALAQNYSPGDSDLAWAGLTLWRSILAAALDEPPLDPVTAVTVSGSPVHPSVDLLAAWLGLRLGCPVEIRGEGHDAISGVVLERASGPISLQRPQGSAVAALSRPGRPDQYVNLPIRDVRNGLMEELRRLDPDVTYGQVLTEGLALLGAPALQA
- the zwf gene encoding glucose-6-phosphate dehydrogenase — encoded protein: MNANVNPLRDPRDRRLPRIAGPSGVVIFGITGDLARKKLMPAIYDLANRGLLPPSFALTGFGRREWSTEQFAQVVHDAVRENARTPFDERTWAQLVSGFRFVQGEFDDDDAFDRLAETVQGLDAERGTGGNHAFYLSVPPDAFPVVLRQLARSGLSDSTGDSWRRVVIEKPFGHDLASARALDDVVSEVFPPDSVFRIDHYLGKETVQNLLAMRFANQLFEPIWNANHVDHVQITMAEDIGIGTRAGYYDGIGAARDVIQNHLLQLLALTAMEEPVSFDAESLRAEKEKILSAVRLPPDLSAHTARGQYGAGWQGGEEVRGYLEEDGIPSDTATETYAALRLDIDTRRWAGVPFYLRAGKRLGRRVTEIAVVFKRAPHLPFDLSATQELGHNALVIRVQPDEGVTIRFGAKVPGTAMEVRDVTMDFGYGHAFTENSPEAYERLILDVLLGDPPLFPHQREVELSWQILDPVINQWAADGRPETYQPGSWGPPSADAMLAADGRTWRRP
- a CDS encoding glucose-6-phosphate isomerase; translated protein: MTRPATVVWAGPEEGAVVEVSATGDAARAVGDHVPGLVAEKVASRLAAHDPTLWGEAAEAEAAVRLAWTDLHATSRALLAPLRALREELAAEGVDRVVLCGMGGSSLAPEVVAGTAGAQLTVLDSTDPDQVRRALDGDLRATVVVVSSKSGSTLETDSHRRIFEAAFADAGIDAASRIVVVTDPGSPLHEAATAAGYRAVFEAGPHVGGRFSALSAFGLVPSALAGVDVEQLLDEAAEVAEVYAEDSEANPALVLAAALAGTEPLRDKIVLRDAGSGLFHLGDWVEQLVAESTGKDGTGLLPVVVGSRAPELDGAAPDVLPVVLLPLTDDAAPGSDDSSGADDDAARTEVTVAGSLGAVLLLWENAVAIAGRLLGVNPFDQPDVEAAKSAARGLLESTPPPERPAFEDSGVEVRASAELLGGADTVAGAVEALLATLGERGYLAVMAYLDREGRAADLLGDVRADLAARTGRPVTFGWGPRFLHSTGQLHKGGPAVGAFLQITGEAEHQVLVPGRDFDLAALLAAQAAGDAAVLAGLGRPVLRLHVTTPDALAWLAGVLAGPVNP
- the tal gene encoding transaldolase, with product MSETTPTDRLAELSAHGVSIWLDDLSRARLTGGGLRQLIDERHVVGVTTNPTIFAAALSQGSSYDEQMATLAAAGTDLDEAVMAVTTDDVREAADLFAPVHEATGGQDGRVSIEVDPRLAKDTERTIEQARTLWSTVDRPNLMVKIPATVEGLPAITQAIGEGISVNTTLIFSLDRYRAVANAYLDGLERAQRAGIDLAKIRGVASFFVSRVDSEIDARLDKIGTDEAKALKGKAGIANARLAFEAYEEIFSTPRWEELAAAGAHPQRPLWASTGVKDPAYPDTMYVDELVVDGVVNTMPEKTLEAAADHADLRGDTVHGTYDAARAHLDALERLGISYTDVTDTLEAEGVEKFEKSWDELLETVTAALARTAAR
- the tkt gene encoding transketolase; this translates as MNASPETALDWSELDQRAVDTARVLAADAVQKVGNGHPGTAMSLAPAAYLLFQKVMRLDPADDQWLGRDRFVLSAGHSSLTQYIQLYLAGQGLELDDVVALRTYGSKTPGHPEYRHTKGIEMTTGPLGQGIASAVGMAYAGRKERGLLDPEAPAGQSPFDHHVFVIASDGDLQEGVSAEASSLAGTQELGNLVVIYDDNHISIEDDTNIAFTEDVLARYAAYGWHTQRVDWTNDGGQYVEDVDALHAAVQAAKAETGKPSIIALRTIIGWPSPNKQDTGAIHGSALGADEVRAVKEVLGFDPEKTFEVTDEVIAHTRGNVAERARAAHEEWDAAYAAWREKNTDAAALLDRLRERALPEGWTSALPTFEGGKAVSTRKASGEVLSALAGTLPELWGGSADLAGSNNTTMKGEESFLPEKRSTKMFPGNIYGRTLHFGIREHAMGSIVNGIAVHGLTRPYGGTFLVFSDYMRPAVRLAALMGAPSTFVWTHDSIGLGEDGPTHQPVEHLTALRAIPGLDVVRPADGAETAQGWRGILERTDRPAGIVLTRQDVPNPVRGDGAADGDTLASAEGVRRGAYVLAEAPGGSPDVILLASGSEVQLALAAREQLAAQDVAARVVSVPCMEWFDEQDDAYREEVLPAAVRARVSVEAGLAMSWRSLVGDAGRSVSLEHYGASGDYKVLYEKFGITAEAVVAAAQESIAADGAAQPVRAGVPTLSGTGDLPK
- a CDS encoding heme o synthase; the protein is MHPAATTGGRPRRSKLLAYVALTKPRIIELLLITTFPTMILAAEGWPGTWLLLATLLGGALAAGSANAFNMYIDRDIDRLMNRTKQRPLVTGELTERQAIGFATALGVVSVAWFALVVNGASAWLALAAILLYVVFYTIVLKRRTAQNIVWGGVAGAMPVLIGWAAVTGTLAWAPVVLFLVIFFWTPPHYWPLSMKFKKDYARAGVPMLPVVAADLAVARQIIYYAAATVATTLVLVPVAGMGWVYTAVAAAAGAWFLYSAAQLYRRARHPERGKLAAMRVFHGSITYLSVVFVAVAVDPFLPY